The Flavobacterium sp. HJ-32-4 genome contains a region encoding:
- a CDS encoding HupE/UreJ family protein has product MNSFWIFFETGLRHVLDIAAYDHVLFLMALTVPYAFRDWKRLLLLVSVFTLGHTASLLLAVFGWLSVRADLVEFLIPVTIALTALFHLFTAGKASRKEGLSIIAGVTLFFGIVHGLGFSNYFNALLPGTAADKLLPTLEFALGIEAAQVLVVLSVLILSYAAQTFFRFSRRDWTLVLSAFIIGVVVPLLLNCPLWERK; this is encoded by the coding sequence ATGAATTCCTTTTGGATTTTCTTTGAAACCGGCTTGCGACATGTTCTTGACATAGCCGCCTACGATCACGTTCTATTCCTCATGGCCCTCACGGTTCCCTATGCCTTCCGCGACTGGAAACGGTTGTTGCTGCTCGTGAGTGTCTTTACACTGGGTCATACGGCCTCGCTCTTGTTGGCGGTGTTCGGCTGGCTGTCGGTGCGCGCCGACCTGGTCGAGTTCCTCATCCCGGTTACGATAGCACTTACCGCCCTTTTCCATCTTTTTACCGCCGGAAAAGCATCACGCAAAGAGGGACTTTCTATAATAGCGGGTGTGACCTTGTTTTTTGGGATTGTGCACGGACTCGGGTTCTCGAATTACTTCAACGCCTTGCTGCCCGGGACAGCAGCTGACAAGTTGTTGCCTACGTTAGAGTTCGCATTGGGTATTGAAGCAGCACAGGTGCTGGTGGTGTTGTCGGTGTTGATTCTGTCGTATGCCGCACAGACGTTCTTTCGCTTTTCGCGACGCGACTGGACGCTGGTGCTTTCGGCCTTCATCATCGGAGTCGTGGTGCCCCTGTTGCTAAACTGCCCGCTTTGGGAAAGAAAATAG
- a CDS encoding TerB family tellurite resistance protein produces MSFSDLFDSGFQERNKGHFASIVRVAMENGHLTPEERQFLDKLAVQLEISPEEYAEILENPMKYPINPPYLYTQRIERLYDLSRMVYADHVLGPKQKDILTRFALALGFTPGNVHYIVDKALSLLVMGVDLDTFVYEIQHMNK; encoded by the coding sequence ATGTCTTTTTCAGATTTGTTCGACAGTGGCTTTCAGGAACGTAACAAAGGACACTTTGCTTCAATCGTCCGGGTGGCGATGGAGAACGGGCACCTGACCCCGGAAGAGCGTCAATTCCTTGATAAGCTGGCGGTACAACTTGAGATTTCTCCGGAAGAATATGCCGAGATTCTCGAAAACCCGATGAAATATCCGATTAACCCACCGTATCTGTACACACAGCGCATCGAACGTTTATACGACCTGTCGCGTATGGTGTATGCCGACCACGTGTTGGGTCCAAAACAAAAAGACATCCTGACGCGTTTCGCCCTTGCCCTTGGATTTACACCGGGCAACGTACATTACATCGTTGACAAAGCGTTGTCTCTGTTGGTGATGGGTGTAGATTTGGATACGTTTGTGTACGAAATCCAACACATGAACAAATAG
- the fbp gene encoding class 1 fructose-bisphosphatase encodes MEERNKTLGEFIIEKQEEFRYSSGELSRLINSIRLAAKVVNYKVNKAGLVDIIGAAGEVNVQGEDQQKLDVYANEVFIQTLINREIVCGIASEESDEFITVCGSDNSHNNKYVVLMDPLDGSSNIDVNVPVGTIFSVFRRITPIGEPVTLEDFLQPGINQVAAGYVIYGTSTMLVYTTGHGVNGFTLNPAIGTFYLSHPNMQFRKDGNIYSINEGNYVHFPQGVKNYIKYCQMEEGDRPYTSRYIGSLVSDIHRNMIKGGIYIYPTSSKAPKGKLRLLYECNPMAFIVEQAGGRASDGFQRIMEIQPTELHQRVPFFCGSENMVAKAEEFMAGKA; translated from the coding sequence ATGGAAGAGCGCAATAAGACCCTTGGGGAATTCATCATTGAAAAACAGGAGGAATTCCGGTATTCGTCGGGCGAACTTTCGCGCCTCATCAACTCGATCCGTCTCGCGGCCAAAGTAGTGAACTACAAGGTAAACAAAGCCGGACTCGTCGACATCATCGGGGCTGCGGGTGAAGTCAACGTGCAGGGCGAAGACCAACAGAAGCTCGACGTGTATGCCAATGAGGTATTCATCCAGACCCTGATCAACCGCGAGATCGTCTGCGGTATCGCTTCCGAGGAAAGTGACGAGTTCATTACCGTCTGCGGCAGCGACAACAGCCACAACAATAAGTATGTAGTGCTCATGGATCCGCTTGACGGTTCGTCTAATATCGATGTGAATGTACCGGTAGGAACCATCTTTTCCGTTTTCCGCAGAATTACACCCATTGGCGAACCCGTTACGCTGGAAGATTTCCTGCAGCCGGGTATCAACCAGGTGGCAGCGGGCTATGTCATTTACGGCACGTCTACCATGCTGGTTTATACGACCGGTCACGGTGTCAACGGCTTCACCCTGAACCCCGCGATTGGCACGTTTTACCTGTCGCATCCCAATATGCAATTCCGGAAAGACGGTAACATTTATTCCATCAACGAAGGGAACTACGTCCATTTCCCGCAAGGGGTCAAGAACTACATCAAGTATTGCCAGATGGAGGAAGGCGACCGTCCGTATACCTCACGTTACATCGGCAGCTTGGTTTCGGACATCCACCGGAACATGATCAAGGGCGGAATTTATATCTATCCCACCAGTTCAAAGGCACCCAAAGGGAAGTTACGCCTGTTATACGAATGCAATCCGATGGCATTCATCGTCGAGCAGGCGGGTGGCCGCGCGTCGGACGGCTTCCAACGTATTATGGAAATACAACCTACCGAACTCCACCAGCGCGTTCCGTTCTTCTGCGGAAGCGAGAATATGGTGGCAAAAGCCGAGGAGTTTATGGCCGGAAAGGCATAG
- a CDS encoding GNAT family N-acetyltransferase: MHIRTGTPDDMPAVLELIRELAVFEREPDAVVVTVDDLVRDGFSDSPLFHTFVAEEDGTIIGMALYYYRYSTWKGKTLHLEDLIVRESQRGSGAGSALYAAVIQQGKREGVRRIEWAVLDWNAPAITFYEKSGARVFSNWRVAQMDEAGIRAFCERTERLRHEVEKTNDNQ, translated from the coding sequence GTGCACATTCGAACCGGTACTCCTGATGACATGCCAGCGGTGTTGGAACTCATCCGCGAGCTAGCCGTATTTGAGCGCGAACCCGACGCAGTTGTCGTAACCGTCGATGACCTGGTGCGGGACGGCTTTTCCGATTCCCCGCTATTCCACACCTTCGTAGCCGAGGAAGACGGCACGATCATCGGGATGGCATTGTATTACTACCGCTATTCAACCTGGAAAGGCAAAACCCTACACCTGGAAGACCTGATCGTGCGGGAAAGCCAACGCGGCAGCGGAGCCGGATCGGCACTGTATGCTGCCGTCATACAACAAGGAAAACGAGAGGGTGTTAGGCGGATAGAATGGGCCGTGCTCGACTGGAATGCCCCTGCCATCACGTTTTATGAGAAAAGTGGCGCCCGGGTATTTTCCAACTGGCGTGTGGCCCAGATGGATGAAGCGGGCATCCGCGCTTTTTGTGAACGAACCGAACGGCTTCGGCATGAAGTCGAGAAAACAAACGATAATCAATGA
- a CDS encoding aspartate kinase, producing the protein MKVYKFGGASVKDAAGVRNVWNVLQVAGYEDVLLVVSAMGKTTNALEVVVRNYFDASPALQASVQEVRKYHNEILLDLFDESHAVFGAVNALFAELDHFLSHNKSPNYNYVYDQVVSMGELVSTTIIAHFMAANGIKTQWLDVRQFVKTDSTYRDANVDWDTTQKLISKNVKKKTLNVTQGFLGSDDNGFTTTLGREGSDYTAAIFAYCLNAESVTIWKDVPGVMNGDPRYFDHVQLLNQISYREAIELAFYGATVIHPKTLQPLQRKEIPLYVKSFLHPELPGTSVSKGADLEPKLPCFIVKKDQLLISLSSIDFSFIVEDNISEIFALFHTYRMKVHLIQNSAISFSVCVDDKFGNFEELRARLSKKFKVAYNEKVSLYTIRHFDAAAVAAVEAEKTVLVKQISRDTVQLVTK; encoded by the coding sequence ATGAAAGTATACAAGTTCGGCGGCGCCTCGGTGAAGGATGCGGCAGGAGTACGAAACGTCTGGAACGTCTTACAGGTAGCAGGTTATGAAGATGTGCTATTGGTCGTTTCTGCCATGGGTAAAACAACGAATGCGCTGGAAGTCGTCGTGCGGAATTACTTCGATGCTTCTCCGGCGCTGCAGGCATCTGTGCAGGAGGTCCGAAAATACCATAACGAAATCCTGCTCGACTTATTCGACGAATCACACGCCGTTTTCGGAGCGGTCAATGCGCTGTTTGCCGAACTTGACCACTTCCTTTCCCACAACAAGTCACCCAATTATAACTACGTCTACGACCAGGTTGTCAGTATGGGGGAGCTCGTATCCACCACCATCATCGCACATTTCATGGCCGCTAACGGCATCAAGACCCAGTGGCTCGACGTACGACAATTCGTCAAGACTGACAGCACCTACCGCGATGCCAATGTGGATTGGGACACCACCCAAAAGCTAATTTCCAAAAACGTCAAAAAGAAAACACTGAACGTTACCCAGGGCTTTCTCGGATCGGATGACAATGGCTTTACCACAACCCTGGGCCGGGAGGGTTCCGACTACACCGCCGCAATTTTCGCGTACTGCCTCAACGCCGAGAGCGTGACAATCTGGAAAGATGTGCCGGGCGTCATGAACGGCGACCCGAGGTATTTTGACCACGTGCAGCTCCTGAACCAAATTTCCTATCGGGAAGCCATCGAGTTGGCGTTTTACGGTGCGACCGTCATCCACCCAAAAACACTTCAGCCGTTACAGCGAAAGGAAATTCCACTATACGTAAAATCCTTTTTGCACCCTGAATTGCCGGGCACCTCCGTTTCGAAAGGCGCCGACCTCGAACCCAAGCTGCCTTGTTTCATTGTGAAAAAAGACCAGTTATTGATTTCGCTTTCGTCGATTGATTTTTCGTTCATCGTGGAAGACAACATCAGCGAGATCTTTGCGCTGTTCCATACCTATCGCATGAAGGTGCACCTTATCCAAAACTCGGCCATCAGTTTCTCGGTATGCGTCGACGATAAGTTTGGTAACTTCGAAGAATTGCGCGCGCGTCTTTCAAAGAAATTCAAGGTGGCCTATAACGAAAAGGTTTCCCTTTACACGATCCGTCATTTTGACGCCGCGGCAGTAGCAGCCGTCGAAGCGGAGAAAACGGTTTTGGTCAAACAGATCAGCCGCGACACCGTGCAACTGGTCACAAAATAG
- a CDS encoding ORF6N domain-containing protein — MEPHDFLYEKIHYLRGHKVMLDRDLAELYGVETKRINEQVKRNSSRFPDDFMFRLTQEEYRNLRSQFATTKWGGDRYLPYAFTEHGILMLSRVLNSERAIQTNILIMRIFTKMRTMLLEHADVRLEIEKIRSRVENQSRNIELLFEYVDELTRQPPESDRPAIGYRK, encoded by the coding sequence ATGGAGCCACACGACTTCCTTTACGAGAAAATCCATTACCTGCGCGGCCATAAAGTGATGCTTGACCGCGACCTGGCCGAACTGTACGGCGTCGAAACCAAGCGTATCAACGAACAGGTAAAGCGGAACAGCAGCCGGTTTCCAGACGATTTTATGTTCCGTCTCACCCAAGAAGAGTACAGAAATTTGAGGTCGCAATTTGCGACCACAAAATGGGGCGGTGACCGATATCTTCCCTACGCCTTCACCGAGCACGGCATCCTGATGTTATCGCGTGTCTTGAATAGCGAACGCGCCATCCAGACCAATATCCTGATTATGCGCATCTTCACCAAAATGCGTACGATGCTGCTGGAACACGCGGACGTACGGCTGGAAATCGAAAAAATACGTTCCCGTGTGGAAAACCAGAGCCGGAACATCGAGCTCCTATTCGAGTATGTCGACGAGTTGACGCGACAACCGCCAGAATCCGACCGTCCCGCCATCGGCTACCGGAAGTAA
- a CDS encoding aldehyde dehydrogenase family protein codes for MTTTIAEQFGMKAALLQLGIKDINEGTSTGNNNFASGDILESYSPVDGQLIGKVKMSTAADYEKAMAAATEAFKTFRLMPAPRRGEIVRQFGEKLRQHKEALGKLVSYEMGKSYQEGLGEVQEMIDICDFAVGLSRQLHGLTMHSERPGHRMYEQYHPLGVIGIISAFNFPVAVWSWNTALAWICGDVCIWKPSEKTPLCGIACQNIIAEVLRENNLPEGISCLVTGDYKIGELLSKDTRVPLVSATGSTRMGKIVAQEVAARLGRSLLELGGNNAIIVTPDADIKMTVIGAVFGAVGTAGQRCTTTRRLIIHESMYDKVTEAIVAAYGQLRIGNPLDQNNHVGPLIDKDAVAMYEKALQDVVAQGGRILVEGGVLSGDGYESGCYVKPAIAEAENHFAIVQHETFAPILYLLKYSGDVENAIDIQNGVAQGLSSAIMTNNLREAERFLSAAGSDCGIANVNIGTSGAEIGGAFGGEKETGGGRESGSDAWKVYMRRQTNTINYSTSLPLAQGIKFDL; via the coding sequence ATGACTACCACAATAGCCGAACAATTCGGAATGAAAGCGGCCCTTTTGCAACTCGGCATCAAGGATATCAATGAGGGAACTTCAACCGGTAATAATAATTTTGCATCCGGAGATATCCTTGAATCTTATTCACCGGTGGACGGACAACTTATCGGGAAAGTAAAGATGTCAACCGCTGCGGATTATGAGAAAGCGATGGCGGCCGCTACTGAGGCTTTCAAAACTTTCCGCCTTATGCCGGCACCCCGTCGCGGCGAAATCGTCAGACAATTTGGCGAGAAGCTCCGCCAGCATAAAGAAGCGCTGGGAAAACTCGTCTCCTACGAAATGGGGAAATCCTATCAGGAAGGTCTTGGCGAAGTACAGGAAATGATCGATATCTGTGATTTCGCCGTTGGTTTGTCGCGTCAGTTGCACGGACTCACCATGCACTCCGAACGTCCGGGCCATCGCATGTATGAACAATACCATCCGCTTGGTGTCATCGGCATTATATCCGCCTTTAACTTCCCCGTGGCCGTTTGGTCATGGAACACCGCCCTCGCCTGGATTTGCGGCGATGTGTGCATCTGGAAACCTTCGGAAAAGACACCGCTTTGCGGCATTGCCTGCCAGAACATCATCGCAGAAGTGTTGCGCGAGAATAACCTTCCGGAAGGTATTTCCTGTCTGGTGACCGGCGACTACAAAATCGGCGAGTTGCTGTCAAAAGATACCCGTGTTCCGCTTGTTTCCGCTACGGGATCGACACGTATGGGAAAAATCGTAGCGCAGGAAGTAGCGGCCCGACTCGGGCGCTCGCTGCTGGAACTGGGCGGAAACAATGCGATTATTGTGACCCCGGATGCCGACATCAAAATGACGGTAATCGGTGCCGTCTTCGGTGCCGTCGGTACAGCAGGACAACGATGCACAACCACCCGCCGACTGATCATCCACGAAAGCATGTACGATAAGGTTACGGAAGCGATTGTCGCAGCCTACGGGCAGTTGCGTATCGGCAATCCGCTCGACCAGAATAACCACGTCGGACCGCTTATTGACAAAGATGCCGTAGCGATGTATGAAAAAGCATTGCAGGATGTCGTCGCCCAGGGCGGACGCATTCTGGTAGAAGGCGGTGTACTGTCTGGAGACGGATATGAAAGTGGTTGCTATGTGAAACCCGCCATCGCGGAGGCAGAGAACCATTTCGCCATCGTGCAGCACGAGACATTTGCTCCTATACTGTATCTGCTTAAATATTCAGGAGACGTAGAGAATGCCATCGACATCCAAAATGGTGTGGCGCAAGGACTCTCGTCTGCCATCATGACCAACAATCTTCGCGAGGCGGAGCGCTTCCTGTCAGCAGCAGGTTCCGACTGTGGTATTGCCAATGTCAATATCGGAACATCGGGCGCCGAAATCGGCGGGGCGTTTGGCGGCGAGAAAGAAACGGGCGGTGGCCGCGAGTCTGGATCGGATGCATGGAAAGTCTACATGAGAAGACAAACCAACACCATCAACTATTCGACCAGTCTGCCACTCGCTCAGGGTATCAAGTTCGATTTGTAA
- a CDS encoding glycine-rich domain-containing protein, producing MQRTIAQITSLRVLSALFMMTVFSGNAQSISGPTSARVGQTALLSTPGFSSFVLPTGGTITTIGNDRIHTFTSADTFVTAQNLYGASLLVVGGGGGGGFNGGGGGGAGGYSYNPSFTLVGGTYPVTVGSGGLGSTSASATGLNGGPSSFGSVATMPGGGGGATRNLATPGGQGGSGGGGAGSGIATSTSCMYSVDLGTSGGASLTVFIDGVPYGSISAQSDPESGTAGTASMNFPVKSGQTITATPGGEGFWVFYNGPNESGQSLGLNLTTPINLCTAGGSDNAGNGTINSKGGKGTPFDAGCLAAGGGGGGAGGAGANATNDMAGVGGAGLQNNITGTSLWYAAGGGGGLAGYSGCGTSTAVSPGGAPGGSGIGGNGETTAGAANTGSGGGAEKNGGSGVVVVRYPLPQWWSSNPSIATAEALTGVVTGVSAGTTTINCNYAGNLFSVSFTVTAPAPALTITGTTSLCPGKTSDLNSGRPDYVAPTGGIITTIGNERIHTFTASGSFNSPQPIYGARILAIGGGGGGASDGAIATSSGGGGAGAYVYLADRDIPSGNQAVTVGVGGVGGVHNGTGSGSATTFISALAAGGGFGASEGSMYFAANGGSGGGSSVGTGAKVNGGLGTVGYGYQGGNSVYSNSCTRSGGGGGAGGPGQSGTVTGPGMGGLGLQNDISGTALWYAGGGGGYSDCGGGAAGGSGVGGNGGVSDGAPNTGSGGGGGKNGGSGVLVIRYTIPAWTSSNPAVATVDAVTGLVSAISAGTTTISYTSFEGDTVSVPVTVSPPYIVPTFTQRPPVCKDMPMAALPTTSLNGITGTWSPAINTSQTTTYTFTPTNGQCALPTTMTVPLSDTTTWNGTTWSNGTPDGIKNVTIAADLDIDYDLNACALTVTNNADVTVVTNSVLTVQNEVIVDPGAMLTIESDANLLQKSTATVNTNVGTIRLKRQAFMNRLDYVYWGSPVSGQNLQAFSPATLPNRFYTLNESTSAFVPVDPATNSFTPGKGIIIRAPNNYPDYPLPKQSFMGTFTGVPNNGNYSVTVYKSGPSFGYNLLANPYPSTLDAYPFIGNNNRGTIYFYVHQSLLGGGYNYVYYNLSGSIGSATGIESLGYIQPGQGFLYRPNAAVVNVTFRNSMRMAVAYEFYRTANPDRHRYWLNLNKGGSRMGQLLVGYFPEATDDFDGGYDGSLIPGGNSMSVDVGEETCGIVAKPLPFEENSTVPLHLHIEDAGSYSIAYDHADGLFDQGQQIYVKDTALGVTHNVSASPYEFLSEAGDFPDRLQIVYQQGPTLGTPEHPSTPWEVVVYPANGKLHVEGSAELKSVRIFDLRGRLLYEKNQIGATTAELDGFFPTGSMVLLKITGNEGETTKKVVF from the coding sequence ATGCAGCGTACCATCGCACAAATCACGAGTTTACGGGTCCTATCGGCGTTGTTCATGATGACGGTCTTCTCAGGGAATGCCCAGTCAATCTCAGGCCCCACTTCAGCCCGGGTGGGACAAACAGCTTTGCTTTCAACCCCCGGCTTCAGCAGTTTCGTGCTGCCCACCGGCGGTACCATTACCACTATCGGCAATGACCGCATCCACACCTTTACATCCGCAGATACGTTTGTGACGGCACAGAACCTTTATGGAGCAAGCCTGCTGGTAGTGGGCGGCGGCGGCGGCGGCGGTTTCAACGGCGGTGGCGGTGGCGGGGCAGGCGGCTACTCCTATAACCCCTCCTTCACCCTCGTTGGCGGCACCTATCCCGTGACGGTGGGCAGTGGCGGTCTCGGTTCAACCAGTGCATCGGCTACCGGACTCAATGGCGGCCCCAGCAGTTTTGGCTCGGTTGCCACCATGCCCGGTGGGGGTGGGGGTGCCACACGAAATCTAGCAACACCCGGCGGGCAGGGCGGGTCAGGGGGCGGCGGCGCCGGTAGTGGCATAGCTACTTCAACAAGTTGTATGTATAGCGTTGACCTCGGAACATCCGGAGGCGCTTCCTTAACAGTATTCATCGATGGCGTGCCCTACGGCAGCATTTCCGCGCAGTCAGACCCCGAATCTGGGACCGCAGGAACGGCCTCGATGAACTTCCCGGTAAAAAGCGGGCAAACCATTACCGCAACACCAGGCGGAGAAGGATTTTGGGTTTTTTATAACGGACCCAACGAATCTGGTCAAAGTTTGGGTCTCAACCTCACTACTCCAATTAACCTCTGCACGGCCGGCGGTAGCGACAATGCCGGTAACGGGACGATTAATTCCAAAGGAGGTAAAGGAACCCCTTTCGACGCAGGTTGCCTTGCAGCGGGCGGAGGAGGTGGCGGTGCAGGTGGTGCAGGAGCAAACGCAACAAACGATATGGCAGGGGTCGGTGGCGCCGGCCTGCAAAACAATATTACCGGGACATCCCTTTGGTATGCTGCCGGAGGGGGTGGCGGTCTTGCCGGATATTCCGGATGCGGTACTTCTACGGCGGTCAGTCCGGGCGGTGCGCCTGGTGGCAGCGGGATTGGCGGCAACGGCGAAACTACTGCGGGAGCAGCCAACACCGGATCGGGGGGCGGCGCCGAAAAAAATGGGGGTTCAGGAGTTGTCGTGGTGCGCTATCCGCTGCCGCAATGGTGGTCAAGCAACCCTTCGATTGCCACCGCCGAAGCACTAACAGGTGTCGTGACGGGCGTTTCGGCAGGCACCACCACCATTAACTGCAACTATGCTGGAAACCTATTTTCTGTTTCATTTACCGTAACAGCACCGGCACCGGCGCTGACCATCACGGGCACAACTTCGTTATGCCCGGGCAAAACATCAGATTTAAATAGCGGCCGCCCCGATTACGTTGCTCCTACGGGGGGAATCATTACCACTATAGGTAACGAACGCATCCACACTTTTACGGCTTCGGGCTCGTTTAATTCCCCACAACCTATATATGGTGCCCGCATCCTCGCGATTGGAGGCGGTGGCGGAGGGGCAAGTGACGGAGCCATCGCAACCAGTAGCGGTGGCGGAGGGGCGGGTGCCTACGTATACCTCGCGGACCGCGATATCCCATCAGGGAACCAAGCCGTCACGGTGGGTGTAGGAGGTGTCGGAGGTGTCCATAATGGCACCGGATCCGGATCCGCCACCACCTTCATATCGGCCTTGGCTGCTGGAGGTGGGTTCGGCGCCTCCGAAGGGTCTATGTACTTTGCTGCCAACGGTGGCTCTGGCGGCGGCTCTTCGGTCGGGACAGGCGCGAAGGTGAACGGAGGGTTAGGCACAGTTGGATATGGTTATCAGGGAGGTAACTCCGTATATTCTAACTCCTGCACCCGCTCCGGCGGAGGTGGCGGTGCGGGAGGACCGGGCCAGAGCGGCACCGTGACCGGTCCAGGAATGGGAGGTTTGGGCCTACAGAACGATATTTCCGGAACGGCCTTATGGTATGCCGGCGGAGGCGGAGGCTATTCAGATTGCGGCGGAGGCGCAGCAGGCGGCAGTGGGGTTGGTGGTAATGGCGGTGTATCAGACGGCGCCCCCAATACGGGATCCGGAGGCGGAGGCGGTAAGAACGGAGGATCGGGCGTTCTGGTCATCCGCTACACCATTCCCGCCTGGACCAGTTCCAATCCGGCCGTGGCCACGGTCGATGCCGTGACGGGTCTTGTCAGTGCGATTTCTGCCGGAACGACGACCATCAGCTACACTTCCTTTGAAGGCGATACGGTATCCGTACCCGTAACCGTGTCTCCACCTTATATAGTTCCGACCTTTACGCAGCGACCTCCCGTCTGTAAAGACATGCCCATGGCTGCTTTACCGACTACATCGCTTAACGGCATTACAGGCACGTGGAGTCCGGCGATAAACACATCGCAAACCACTACCTATACATTTACACCGACAAACGGCCAATGCGCGTTGCCGACCACGATGACTGTTCCGCTTTCAGACACTACGACTTGGAATGGAACGACTTGGAGCAACGGCACTCCGGATGGCATAAAAAATGTCACCATTGCCGCCGACCTTGACATCGATTACGATCTCAATGCCTGTGCACTTACCGTTACCAATAACGCCGATGTCACGGTCGTCACCAACTCCGTTCTCACCGTGCAAAATGAAGTTATAGTTGATCCGGGGGCCATGCTTACGATCGAAAGCGATGCAAACCTTCTACAGAAATCAACGGCGACCGTGAATACCAACGTGGGCACTATTCGGTTGAAACGCCAGGCCTTCATGAATCGCCTTGATTATGTGTATTGGGGATCGCCGGTATCGGGACAGAACCTTCAGGCGTTCTCGCCCGCCACTTTACCGAATCGTTTCTATACCCTGAACGAATCGACCAGCGCGTTTGTTCCGGTCGATCCGGCAACGAATAGCTTCACTCCTGGTAAAGGCATTATCATCCGCGCACCAAATAATTATCCGGATTACCCACTCCCCAAACAGTCTTTTATGGGCACTTTCACGGGGGTACCTAATAACGGAAACTATTCGGTAACAGTATACAAATCAGGACCTTCGTTCGGCTATAACTTGCTCGCAAACCCCTATCCTTCCACCCTCGACGCCTATCCATTTATTGGTAACAACAACAGGGGTACTATTTATTTTTACGTCCATCAGAGCCTGTTGGGCGGGGGCTATAATTATGTATACTATAATCTTTCGGGATCGATTGGCTCGGCCACCGGTATTGAGTCGCTTGGCTACATACAACCTGGGCAGGGATTCCTGTATCGCCCTAATGCGGCTGTGGTAAATGTCACTTTCAGAAACTCTATGCGCATGGCGGTAGCTTATGAATTCTATCGCACTGCAAACCCGGATCGCCATCGCTATTGGCTCAACTTAAATAAAGGCGGTAGTCGGATGGGACAGCTACTGGTTGGGTACTTCCCTGAAGCTACTGATGACTTCGATGGCGGCTATGACGGATCACTTATTCCTGGCGGTAACTCCATGAGTGTGGATGTCGGAGAGGAAACATGCGGCATCGTGGCGAAGCCACTGCCTTTTGAAGAGAACAGCACGGTACCGCTTCACCTCCACATTGAAGACGCCGGCAGTTATTCGATTGCCTACGACCACGCCGACGGCCTTTTTGACCAGGGCCAGCAAATCTACGTCAAGGATACGGCCTTGGGTGTTACACATAATGTAAGTGCTTCGCCGTATGAATTCCTGTCGGAAGCCGGCGATTTTCCGGACCGACTCCAGATCGTCTACCAGCAAGGCCCGACACTCGGAACGCCGGAGCATCCGTCAACTCCATGGGAGGTTGTGGTATATCCCGCCAACGGAAAGCTTCATGTAGAAGGAAGTGCTGAACTGAAATCCGTACGTATATTCGATTTGCGCGGCAGGCTGCTGTATGAGAAAAACCAAATAGGTGCAACGACGGCTGAACTTGACGGCTTCTTCCCTACGGGCAGCATGGTGCTACTGAAAATTACTGGAAACGAAGGAGAAACGACGAAGAAAGTGGTCTTCTAA
- a CDS encoding 3-hydroxyanthranilate 3,4-dioxygenase, producing MPVSKPFNLTKWIADNRHLLKPPVGNKNLFTDADDYIVMVVAGPNARKDYHYNETEELFYQLEGYIAVAIQEEGKRVEMQLGPGDMYLHPAKVPHSPVRSEGSIGLVVERKRAGKGFTDGLLWFCERCNHKLHEVYFELHDIEKDFLPHFRQFYASVEKRTCTQCGCVMETDPRFIDKEN from the coding sequence ATGCCCGTCTCCAAACCTTTCAACCTCACCAAATGGATTGCCGATAACCGGCACCTGCTCAAACCGCCTGTTGGGAACAAAAACCTATTTACCGATGCGGATGATTATATCGTAATGGTCGTGGCCGGCCCAAATGCGCGCAAGGACTACCATTATAATGAAACGGAAGAGTTATTTTACCAACTCGAAGGGTACATCGCCGTAGCGATACAGGAAGAAGGAAAACGCGTTGAAATGCAGCTGGGTCCAGGCGATATGTATCTCCACCCTGCCAAAGTACCGCATTCACCCGTACGTTCTGAAGGATCGATTGGTTTGGTCGTTGAGCGCAAGCGGGCGGGGAAAGGATTTACTGACGGACTGTTGTGGTTCTGCGAGCGATGCAACCACAAACTGCATGAGGTGTATTTTGAATTGCACGACATCGAAAAAGACTTTTTGCCCCACTTCCGACAGTTTTATGCATCGGTGGAAAAGCGAACCTGCACCCAATGCGGTTGCGTAATGGAAACCGATCCACGGTTCATCGATAAGGAAAATTAA